Proteins from a single region of Apium graveolens cultivar Ventura chromosome 7, ASM990537v1, whole genome shotgun sequence:
- the LOC141673703 gene encoding uncharacterized protein LOC141673703 translates to MEFTYLSDIEGDAEDWLIRVRICRLWDAVNTKDNSLLSVDMILVDEKENLIHASIRKHLLTLFRHRVSEGIVCSLKNVKLGVNTSQYRPLASNKKLLFLPTTEVIQLPEGPTCLPVYGFQFVDLPKLQDRADDMSTLLDIVGVLLRLCSVTNTVTLWGKLGEQFDPTLYTGDNAPYVIVLYSSCKALLRCADALTFATTSARKIYVNPEVDHVSSIRERFSALPQKVVTIKGHSSAKLPPKEAMFINQMTVESLVGATCAGELQVKVVTLKATITAINNCFGWYYISCKSCVKRGTLRDGVYICNNCKKPIELPLAM, encoded by the exons ATGGAGTTTACTTATCTTTCCGATATTGAGGGTGATGCGGAAGACTGGTTGATTAGGGTCCGCATTTGTAGGCTATGGGACGCTGTCAACACAAAGGACAATAGCTTGCTTAGCGTGGATATGATCCTGGTTGATGAAAAG GAGAATCTTATTCATGCTTCTATCCGTAAGCATTTGCTAACTCTGTTCAGGCACCGTGTTAGCGAGGGCATAGTCTGCAGCCTCAAAAATGTCAAACTTGGGGTGAATACCTCCCAATACAGGCCACTAGCTAGCAATAAAAAACTACTTTTCTTGCCCACTACCGAGGTTATACAGCTACCTGAGGGCCCTACGTGCCTCCCAGTATACGGTTTTCAATTTGTTGATTTACCAAAGCTTCAAGACCGTGCTGATGACATGTCCACTCTTTTGG ACATTGTGGGGGTGCTTTTGCGGTTATG CTCTGTCACCAACACTGTCACCCTGTGGGGTAAACTGGGTGAGCAGTTTGATCCCACATTATATACTGGGGATAATGCGCCGTATGTTATTGTG TTATACAGCAGTTGTAAAGCCTTATTAAGATGCGCAGATGCTCTAACCTTTGCTACAACAAGCGCTAGAAAAATTTATGTGAACCCAGAAGTTGATCATGTCTCTTCCATAAGGGAGAGGTTCTCAGCCTTGCCCCAAAAAGTCGTGACTATCAAAGGGCACAGTTCTGCCAAGCTACCCCCTAAAGAGGCAATGTTCATTAATCAGATGACTGTTGAATCCCTGGTCGGGGCTACATGTGCTGGTGAACTACAG GTTAAAGTAGTGACCTTAAAGGCCACCATAACTGCTATCAATAATTGCTTTGGATGGTATTATATATCGTGCAAGTCATGCGTGAAGAGGGGCACTCTCCGGGATGGGGTCTATATCTGCAATAATTGCAAGAAACCAATTGAGTTACCTCTGGCCATGTAA